Proteins encoded in a region of the Nitrospira sp. genome:
- a CDS encoding efflux RND transporter periplasmic adaptor subunit: MRKAHRSIRLIHILACVVIGLMTAGSGCDFSASGDAASKPPVPTPAEGIVRLPSDQVVSAGIEVHPVARKEFRTHRDFPGTIAPNQHALAEVTTLVRGRVTEVYADLGQQVKAGDLLALLYSGELGIAQSAYLKAVARLYVAEQSYERAKMLLEEKVIGLAESQRRKGEMLSIRAEKREARDRLELYGMSEKQIRQLDGDHSIRSFVPIVAPFDGRVIARNLTKGEVVETTEKLFVVADLSEVWVLANIPEKDIPYINAGPTPEDQRVEVLVNAYPNQVFHGTITYVGDVLDVATRTMNLRLELPNLDKRLKPEMFATIRVYSEPELNVLVVAEAAVQRDRERKFVFVQREPSVFEVREVKLGDSNGREVKVLDGLREGESVVTKGAFVLKSELLGEQV; encoded by the coding sequence GTGAGGAAAGCTCACCGGTCGATCAGACTGATTCACATTCTCGCCTGTGTTGTCATCGGTCTCATGACCGCTGGTAGCGGGTGCGATTTTTCTGCTTCCGGAGACGCGGCTTCGAAGCCTCCGGTGCCGACACCGGCCGAGGGAATCGTTCGATTGCCGAGTGATCAGGTAGTCAGTGCAGGGATAGAGGTCCATCCCGTCGCTCGCAAGGAATTTCGAACCCATCGAGATTTCCCGGGCACCATAGCACCGAACCAGCATGCCCTGGCGGAAGTGACGACGCTGGTACGTGGACGGGTCACAGAGGTGTATGCGGATCTAGGCCAACAGGTCAAGGCAGGTGACCTGCTTGCCCTCCTATACAGCGGCGAATTGGGCATAGCGCAATCGGCTTATCTGAAGGCGGTTGCCAGGCTGTACGTCGCTGAGCAATCCTATGAACGGGCAAAGATGCTTTTGGAGGAAAAAGTCATCGGCTTGGCTGAGTCTCAACGGCGTAAGGGAGAAATGCTCAGTATTCGCGCGGAAAAACGAGAAGCTCGGGATCGGTTGGAACTGTATGGAATGTCGGAGAAGCAGATTCGCCAACTCGATGGCGACCACTCGATTCGATCATTCGTGCCGATCGTGGCGCCGTTCGACGGCCGGGTGATCGCCAGGAATCTGACCAAAGGAGAGGTCGTCGAGACGACAGAGAAGTTGTTCGTCGTCGCGGATCTTTCAGAGGTATGGGTGCTTGCCAACATTCCTGAAAAGGACATCCCATATATCAATGCTGGCCCGACCCCGGAAGATCAGCGCGTCGAAGTGCTCGTCAACGCCTATCCGAACCAGGTCTTCCACGGGACAATCACGTATGTCGGCGACGTGCTCGATGTCGCCACGAGGACGATGAATCTGCGGCTTGAACTCCCCAATCTGGACAAAAGGCTGAAGCCGGAAATGTTCGCGACCATTCGGGTGTATTCCGAGCCGGAGCTGAACGTCTTGGTCGTGGCGGAAGCCGCCGTCCAGCGAGATCGGGAAAGAAAATTCGTGTTTGTGCAGCGTGAGCCGAGCGTCTTCGAGGTCCGCGAGGTGAAGCTGGGCGATTCCAACGGCCGTGAGGTCAAGGTGCTGGATGGGCTCCGAGAAGGGGAATCGGTCGTGACGAAGGGCGCATTCGTTCTCAAGTCCGAGCTGCTCGGGGAGCAGGTCTAG
- a CDS encoding TolC family protein, whose amino-acid sequence MRIVLVLVCGMSLGLGVTTASAQSDGQLYSLDMIVNLALARNPLVSLAEGNIDQQKGHQVTAGAYPNPTVLSHGGHGNLKDTIVGPPENVTSITEYNVTVGQPFEWPAMRAARQRVADLGLATANVGMLETRLNLVSQVKVGFYDLLLAQQGADLARQNLDIVEGVARIVKARVTSGEAPQFESIKAEVEVLKARQLLARADNLVRVNRVAVDTLTGGALGPTYMVHGEFRMLPRDLRIESLMARMMEQHPTIQRLLKSVEQSDWKIEFERQARVPNLTVVGSYWREIGREAIQGGLSVPLPLWYRRQGEIASSLGAKRREEAELLRMHNELGRAVYQHYQDVRTTAELIEVFDKGLLRQAQEALRIAQFSFQQGASSLLEVFDAQRVQRQILLDYAQARHDLSVSLTRLEQAVGGLL is encoded by the coding sequence ATGAGAATAGTTCTCGTGCTGGTATGTGGGATGAGTCTAGGACTTGGTGTGACCACGGCCTCTGCACAATCCGATGGGCAGCTGTACAGTCTCGACATGATCGTCAATCTGGCTTTGGCGAGAAATCCTTTGGTTTCGCTCGCCGAGGGAAACATCGACCAGCAGAAGGGTCACCAGGTAACGGCAGGCGCGTACCCCAACCCGACTGTACTCAGCCACGGCGGTCATGGGAATCTTAAAGACACGATCGTTGGACCACCGGAGAATGTTACGTCAATCACCGAATATAACGTGACAGTCGGTCAACCGTTCGAATGGCCGGCCATGCGGGCCGCTCGGCAACGAGTTGCGGATCTCGGGCTGGCGACCGCCAACGTCGGCATGTTGGAGACCCGATTGAATTTAGTTTCGCAGGTGAAGGTGGGCTTCTATGATCTGTTGTTGGCACAACAAGGCGCCGACCTCGCGCGCCAGAACCTTGACATCGTCGAGGGGGTGGCGCGGATCGTGAAAGCAAGGGTCACGTCGGGCGAAGCGCCTCAATTTGAATCCATCAAGGCCGAGGTCGAAGTCCTGAAGGCTCGGCAGCTACTCGCACGTGCGGATAATCTTGTTCGGGTCAACCGCGTTGCTGTCGACACCTTGACCGGTGGTGCGCTCGGGCCAACCTATATGGTCCACGGTGAATTCAGAATGCTTCCTCGTGACTTGCGGATTGAAAGTTTAATGGCCCGTATGATGGAGCAGCATCCGACTATCCAGCGCTTGCTGAAGTCCGTAGAGCAATCGGATTGGAAGATTGAATTTGAACGGCAAGCGCGGGTGCCGAATCTCACCGTCGTCGGCAGTTATTGGCGCGAAATCGGGCGGGAAGCGATCCAAGGGGGCCTCTCCGTTCCACTGCCGCTTTGGTACCGGCGTCAGGGAGAAATTGCTTCATCGTTAGGCGCGAAGCGTCGTGAGGAAGCCGAGCTGCTCCGGATGCACAACGAACTGGGACGCGCCGTCTATCAACACTATCAGGATGTCCGCACCACGGCGGAGTTGATTGAGGTGTTCGATAAAGGCCTACTGAGACAGGCTCAAGAGGCTCTGAGGATTGCGCAGTTTAGCTTCCAGCAAGGGGCCTCCAGCCTGCTCGAAGTATTCGATGCGCAACGTGTACAACGGCAAATCCTACTGGACTACGCCCAAGCACGGCACGACCTCTCCGTCTCGCTGACCAGACTTGAACAGGCGGTGGGAGGATTGTTGTGA
- a CDS encoding RNA methyltransferase — MPKLPALTRAQTSLIRQLFRDKKTRSREGAFVLEGTKSCLDLIHRHPQSILSLIVSPRLLSDEAEADRKVRTKLSVRQFVCPDADFEKLSDVEMPQGMLAVVRQPRWDEEQVFKQSRVFGIYGDRLQDPANVGAIIRTAAALNLSGVWLSADSADHFSPKVIRATAGTILSLPVFQARDFRAFSSYGCDIYSAVLASTDIIPIRSIRTIPSRLMIAVGNEGAGLAPDIVKASRVRFSIPLAQGVESLNVAATAAISAFYFSGLPLESECGSARPQRIA, encoded by the coding sequence GTGCCGAAGCTACCGGCTCTCACTCGTGCACAGACCTCCCTGATCCGGCAACTGTTTCGCGATAAGAAAACCAGATCGAGAGAAGGAGCCTTTGTCCTTGAAGGGACCAAGTCCTGTCTTGATCTGATTCATCGGCACCCTCAGTCCATCCTCAGCCTGATCGTATCGCCGCGGCTTCTCTCTGACGAGGCCGAGGCGGACCGCAAGGTGCGCACGAAACTGTCTGTGCGCCAGTTTGTTTGCCCGGACGCCGATTTCGAAAAGTTGAGCGATGTGGAGATGCCGCAAGGGATGCTCGCGGTCGTCCGTCAGCCTCGATGGGACGAGGAGCAGGTGTTCAAGCAATCGAGAGTATTTGGAATCTACGGGGACAGGCTTCAAGATCCAGCGAATGTGGGAGCGATTATCCGAACAGCCGCGGCGTTGAATCTGTCCGGAGTATGGTTGAGTGCCGATTCCGCCGATCACTTCAGCCCTAAAGTCATTCGTGCTACGGCCGGCACCATCCTGAGCCTTCCGGTCTTCCAGGCGCGAGACTTTCGAGCCTTCTCCTCGTACGGATGTGACATCTATTCGGCAGTCCTGGCTTCGACTGATATTATCCCGATCAGGAGTATTCGGACGATACCCAGCCGCCTCATGATTGCTGTTGGAAACGAAGGAGCGGGGTTGGCTCCGGACATCGTGAAGGCGTCTCGCGTCAGGTTTTCTATTCCCCTGGCCCAGGGGGTGGAGTCATTGAATGTCGCGGCAACCGCGGCGATCTCGGCGTTCTACTTCAGCGGATTGCCGCTCGAGTCCGAGTGCGGTTCGGCAAGACCCCAGCGCATTGCCTAG
- a CDS encoding helix-turn-helix domain-containing protein: MSIGQFIRGWRLSRNQSIQSLSDAAGISHSFLEQIEADQADPTAGTIEAIASAFRIPPSWLFDSPHSFECLFAESDEMEEPRASQIDPVTERILAGSHTDRSLYVLLTTLMQAGDPRFLRAAEMSLRSLVKQSRETPVPWQQRPSGHFEPPSD, translated from the coding sequence ATGTCGATAGGGCAATTCATCCGGGGCTGGAGACTCTCGAGAAACCAATCCATCCAATCGTTATCAGACGCGGCAGGTATTTCCCACAGCTTCCTTGAGCAGATCGAGGCGGATCAGGCGGACCCCACAGCCGGTACGATTGAAGCGATTGCTTCCGCCTTTCGCATTCCTCCCTCATGGCTGTTCGACAGTCCACACTCCTTCGAATGCCTGTTCGCAGAGTCAGATGAGATGGAAGAGCCGCGCGCTTCTCAGATAGATCCGGTCACAGAACGGATCTTGGCGGGATCCCACACTGATCGATCGCTCTATGTCCTTTTGACGACACTCATGCAAGCCGGTGACCCAAGATTCTTGCGGGCCGCTGAGATGAGTCTCCGCAGTTTGGTGAAACAATCTCGGGAAACGCCCGTGCCGTGGCAACAACGCCCTTCAGGACACTTCGAGCCCCCCAGCGATTAG